In a genomic window of Myotis daubentonii chromosome X, mMyoDau2.1, whole genome shotgun sequence:
- the LOC132223596 gene encoding protein FAM47A-like: MACQQWPLPEPHKGWLLKSDLRKKALIESGLIKPWQSGPKLDKKPEPSKKWLLGPAPLEPLPLGMECKPWFKDRDRLPSRYLCRQNKQLGKCPTSMDSRRWVFVKEGLDDFRTGCPSAEDVITRGPREGFLPMIAHRIPRPPPKKIHRQPPTGADLCSKLSPAQRARKAFVENIEASLTQQSLANCLNLEEALPPDLLLKVLEVLDPDRKLEDTWAHCEGTKERKKTPTHLCEEHPEQTNLEPPQLNLEPPEEDNLEPEDQTHVQTAKESLQSYLFSLFPEEETNAKCTTDIPKDLGLQKSRRRIREFCRWIDDNFGDIGIVEEDLMKQFEVDLEVPLTHNTVKIKKISQLPLKIRPCKQLDDIQQRKFSLQEGNWQRKLRKPEDPHKPKREKIRYGAWYLDPKSWKKLVNGQPLPDPKVVPDKEHLTDGRHLEPDIIDELYGPIAFKDFIVSKGYRMPGVIEKMFMRKGWNYESVKTPIHRVMKLLSKPKEEDSGDKED; encoded by the exons ATGGCGTGCCAGCAGTGGCCCTTACCGGAGCCCCACAAGGGGTGGCTGCTAAAGTCGGACCTGAGGAAGAAGGCGCTCATAGAGTCGGGGCTGATCAAGCCGTGGCAGTCAGGGCCGAAGCTCGACAAAAAGCCGGAGCCCAGCAAGAAGTGGCTGCTAGGGCCGGCGCCGCTGGAGCCCTTGCCCCTGGGCATGGAATGTAAGCCCTGGTTCAAGGACAGGGACAGGTTGCCTTCCCGCTATCTCTGCAGGCAGAACAAGCAGCTTGGGAAGTGCCCCACCTCCATGGACAGCCGGCGGTGGGTATTTGTGAAGGAGGGACTGGACGACTTCAGAACGGGCTGTCCATCTGCTGAAGATGTGATCACTCGTGGCCCTCGGGAAGGCTTTCTCCCCATGATTGCTCATAGAATTCCCCGCCCTCCGCCCAAAAAGATTCACAGGCAGCCGCCCACGGGAGCGGACCTGTGTTCCAAGCTCTCGCCAGCCCAGCGAGCACGGAAGGCCTTTGTAGAGAACATTGAAGCCAGCCTGACCCAGCAGTCCCTGGCGAACTGCCTGAATCTGGAGGAAGCTCTCCCTCCAGACCTCCTCCTCAAGGTCCTGGAAGTGCTAGATCCTGACAGGAAGCTGGAGGACACGTGGGCACATTGTGAGGGcaccaaggaaagaaagaagaccccCACACACCTGTGTGAAGAACATCCTGAGCAGAccaacctggagcctccccag CTCAACCTGGAACCTCCCGAGGAGGACAACCTGGAACCTGAAGACCAAACCCACGTGCAAACGGCCAAGGAGAGCCTCCAGTCatatttattcagtttgtttCCTGAGGAAGAGACAAATGCAAAATGCACAACGGATATTCCCAAAGATCTTGGGCTCcaaaaatcaagaagaagaaTTCGTGAATTCTGCAGATGGATCGATGATAATTTTGGAGACATAGGCATTGTTGAAGAGGACCTCATGAAACAGTTTGAGGTTGACTTAGAGGTCCCACTCACCCATAATacagtcaaaataaagaaaataagccagCTTCCTTTGAAGATAAGGCCCTGCAAACAGCTAGATGACATACAGCAGAGAAAATTCTCCCTGCAGGAAGGTAACTGGCAAAGGAAACTCCGAAAACCAGAAGACCCTCATAAACCCAAACGGGAGAAGATAAGGTATGGAGCATGGTACCTGGACCCCAAATCCTGGAAAAAGCTGGTCAATGGCCAGCCTCTGCCCGACCCTAAAGTCGTCCCTGACAAGGAACATTTGACCGATGGAAGGCATCTTGAACCAGACATTATTGATGAACTTTATGGACCAATTGCCTTCAAAGATTTCATTGTAAGCAAGGGCTACAGGATGCCAGGTGTGATTGAGAAGATGTTTATGAGGAAGGGATGGAACTATGAGTCTGTGAAGACTCCTATACACCGAGTAATGAAACTCCTCTCCAAACCCAAAGAGGAGGATTCAGGGGACAAAGAGGATTAG